The following coding sequences lie in one Arabidopsis thaliana chromosome 3, partial sequence genomic window:
- the UGT88A1 gene encoding UDP-glucosyl transferase 88A1 (UDP-glucosyl transferase 88A1 (UGT88A1); FUNCTIONS IN: in 6 functions; INVOLVED IN: metabolic process; LOCATED IN: cellular_component unknown; EXPRESSED IN: 22 plant structures; EXPRESSED DURING: 13 growth stages; CONTAINS InterPro DOMAIN/s: UDP-glucuronosyl/UDP-glucosyltransferase (InterPro:IPR002213); BEST Arabidopsis thaliana protein match is: UDP-glucosyl transferase 72B3 (TAIR:AT1G01420.1); Has 7498 Blast hits to 7448 proteins in 453 species: Archae - 0; Bacteria - 251; Metazoa - 2053; Fungi - 26; Plants - 4988; Viruses - 120; Other Eukaryotes - 60 (source: NCBI BLink).), which translates to MGEEAIVLYPAPPIGHLVSMVELGKTILSKNPSLSIHIILVPPPYQPESTATYISSVSSSFPSITFHHLPAVTPYSSSSTSRHHHESLLLEILCFSNPSVHRTLFSLSRNFNVRAMIIDFFCTAVLDITADFTFPVYFFYTSGAACLAFSFYLPTIDETTPGKNLKDIPTVHIPGVPPMKGSDMPKAVLERDDEVYDVFIMFGKQLSKSSGIIINTFDALENRAIKAITEELCFRNIYPIGPLIVNGRIEDRNDNKAVSCLNWLDSQPEKSVVFLCFGSLGLFSKEQVIEIAVGLEKSGQRFLWVVRNPPELEKTELDLKSLLPEGFLSRTEDKGMVVKSWAPQVPVLNHKAVGGFVTHCGWNSILEAVCAGVPMVAWPLYAEQRFNRVMIVDEIKIAISMNESETGFVSSTEVEKRVQEIIGECPVRERTMAMKNAAELALTETDCNSDG; encoded by the exons ATGGGTGAAGAAGCTATAGTTCTGTATCCTGCACCACCAATAGGTCACTTAGTGTCCATGGTTGAGTTAGGTAAAACCATCCTCTCCAAAAACCCATCTCTCTCCATCCACATTATCTTAGTTCCACCGCCTTATCAGCCGGAATCAACCGCCACTTACATCTCCTCcgtctcctcctccttccCTTCAATAACCTTCCACCATCTTCCCGCCGTCACACCGtactcctcctcctccacctctcGCCACCACCACGAATCTCTCCTCCTAGAGATCCTCTGTTTTAGCAACCCAAGTGTCCACCGAACTCTTTTCTCACTCTCTCGGAATTTCAATGTCCGAGCAATGATCATCGATTTCTTCTGCACCGCCGTTTTAGACATCACCGCTGACTTCACGTTCCCGGTTTACTTCTTCTACACCTCTGGAGCCGCATGTCTCGCCTTTTCCTTCTATCTCCCGACCATCGACGAAACAACCCCCGGAAAAAACCTCAAAGACATTCCTACAGTTCATATCCCCGGCGTTCCTCCGATGAAGGGCTCCGATATGCCTAAGGCGGTGCTCGAACGAGACGATGAGGTCTACGATGTTTTTATAATGTTCGGTAAACAGCTCTCGAAGTCGTCAGGGATTATTATCAATACGTTTGATGCTTTAGAAAACAGAGCCATCAAGGCCATAACAGAGGAGCTCTGTTTTCGCAATATTTATCCAATTGGACCGCTCATTGTAAACGGAAGAATCGAAGATAGAAACGACAACAAGGCAGTTTCTTGTCTCAATTGGCTGGATTCGCAGCCGGAAAAGAGTGttgtgtttctctgttttggaaGCTTAGGTTTGTTCTCAAAAGAACAGGTGATAGAGATTGCTGTTGGTTTAGAGAAAAGTGGGCAGAGATTCTTGTGGGTGGTCCGTAATCCACCCGAGTTAGAAAAGACAGAACTGGATTTGAAATCACTCTTACCAGAAGGATTCTTAAGCCGAACCGAAGACAAAGGGATGGTCGTGAAATCATGGGCTCCGCAAGTTCCGGTTCTGAATCATAAAGCAGTCGGGGGATTCGTCACTCATTGCGGTTGGAATTCAATTCTTGAAGCTGTTTGTGCTG GTGTGCCGATGGTGGCTTGGCCGTTGTACGCTGAGCAGAGGTTTAATAGAGTGATGATTGTGGATGAGATCAAGATTGCGATTTCGATGAATGAATCAGAGACGGGTTTCGTGAGCTCTACAGAGGTGGAGAAACGAGTCCAAGAGATAATTGGGGAGTGTCCGGTTAGGGAGCGAACCATGGCTATGAAGAACGCAGCCGAATTAGCCTTGACAGAAACTG ATTGCAATTCCGATGGATGA
- the UGT88A1 gene encoding UDP-glucosyl transferase 88A1 (UDP-glucosyl transferase 88A1 (UGT88A1); FUNCTIONS IN: in 6 functions; INVOLVED IN: metabolic process; LOCATED IN: cellular_component unknown; EXPRESSED IN: 22 plant structures; EXPRESSED DURING: 13 growth stages; CONTAINS InterPro DOMAIN/s: UDP-glucuronosyl/UDP-glucosyltransferase (InterPro:IPR002213); BEST Arabidopsis thaliana protein match is: UDP-glucosyl transferase 72B3 (TAIR:AT1G01420.1); Has 7478 Blast hits to 7428 proteins in 453 species: Archae - 0; Bacteria - 251; Metazoa - 2051; Fungi - 26; Plants - 4970; Viruses - 120; Other Eukaryotes - 60 (source: NCBI BLink).), with protein MGEEAIVLYPAPPIGHLVSMVELGKTILSKNPSLSIHIILVPPPYQPESTATYISSVSSSFPSITFHHLPAVTPYSSSSTSRHHHESLLLEILCFSNPSVHRTLFSLSRNFNVRAMIIDFFCTAVLDITADFTFPVYFFYTSGAACLAFSFYLPTIDETTPGKNLKDIPTVHIPGVPPMKGSDMPKAVLERDDEVYDVFIMFGKQLSKSSGIIINTFDALENRAIKAITEELCFRNIYPIGPLIVNGRIEDRNDNKAVSCLNWLDSQPEKSVVFLCFGSLGLFSKEQVIEIAVGLEKSGQRFLWVVRNPPELEKTELDLKSLLPEGFLSRTEDKGMVVKSWAPQVPVLNHKAVGGFVTHCGWNSILEAVCAGVPMVAWPLYAEQRFNRVMIVDEIKIAISMNESETGFVSSTEVEKRVQEIIGECPVRERTMAMKNAAELALTETE; from the exons ATGGGTGAAGAAGCTATAGTTCTGTATCCTGCACCACCAATAGGTCACTTAGTGTCCATGGTTGAGTTAGGTAAAACCATCCTCTCCAAAAACCCATCTCTCTCCATCCACATTATCTTAGTTCCACCGCCTTATCAGCCGGAATCAACCGCCACTTACATCTCCTCcgtctcctcctccttccCTTCAATAACCTTCCACCATCTTCCCGCCGTCACACCGtactcctcctcctccacctctcGCCACCACCACGAATCTCTCCTCCTAGAGATCCTCTGTTTTAGCAACCCAAGTGTCCACCGAACTCTTTTCTCACTCTCTCGGAATTTCAATGTCCGAGCAATGATCATCGATTTCTTCTGCACCGCCGTTTTAGACATCACCGCTGACTTCACGTTCCCGGTTTACTTCTTCTACACCTCTGGAGCCGCATGTCTCGCCTTTTCCTTCTATCTCCCGACCATCGACGAAACAACCCCCGGAAAAAACCTCAAAGACATTCCTACAGTTCATATCCCCGGCGTTCCTCCGATGAAGGGCTCCGATATGCCTAAGGCGGTGCTCGAACGAGACGATGAGGTCTACGATGTTTTTATAATGTTCGGTAAACAGCTCTCGAAGTCGTCAGGGATTATTATCAATACGTTTGATGCTTTAGAAAACAGAGCCATCAAGGCCATAACAGAGGAGCTCTGTTTTCGCAATATTTATCCAATTGGACCGCTCATTGTAAACGGAAGAATCGAAGATAGAAACGACAACAAGGCAGTTTCTTGTCTCAATTGGCTGGATTCGCAGCCGGAAAAGAGTGttgtgtttctctgttttggaaGCTTAGGTTTGTTCTCAAAAGAACAGGTGATAGAGATTGCTGTTGGTTTAGAGAAAAGTGGGCAGAGATTCTTGTGGGTGGTCCGTAATCCACCCGAGTTAGAAAAGACAGAACTGGATTTGAAATCACTCTTACCAGAAGGATTCTTAAGCCGAACCGAAGACAAAGGGATGGTCGTGAAATCATGGGCTCCGCAAGTTCCGGTTCTGAATCATAAAGCAGTCGGGGGATTCGTCACTCATTGCGGTTGGAATTCAATTCTTGAAGCTGTTTGTGCTG GTGTGCCGATGGTGGCTTGGCCGTTGTACGCTGAGCAGAGGTTTAATAGAGTGATGATTGTGGATGAGATCAAGATTGCGATTTCGATGAATGAATCAGAGACGGGTTTCGTGAGCTCTACAGAGGTGGAGAAACGAGTCCAAGAGATAATTGGGGAGTGTCCGGTTAGGGAGCGAACCATGGCTATGAAGAACGCAGCCGAATTAGCCTTGACAGAAACTG AGTGA
- the PAP1 gene encoding phytochrome-associated protein 1, producing the protein MEGCPRNREIGPKLLDLIPQGRKWYQEDKNNTDQEKKLELRLGPPGGDEEDHSAIKKKNTEIRNIKKETEDKSFHCFNGNHFSPSNKTTSVPHISQKRTAPGPVVGWPPVRSFRKNLASTSSSKLGNESSHGGQINKSDDGEKQVETKKEGMFVKINMDGVPIGRKVDLNAYNSYEQLSFVVDKLFRGLLAAQRDISDGQGEEKPIIGLLDGKGEFTLTYEDNEGDKMLVGDVPWQMFVSSVKRLRVIKSSEISSALTCKLLFLYV; encoded by the exons ATGGAAGGTTGtccaagaaacagagaaatcggTCCAAAACTTCTTGATTTGATTCCACAAGGAAGGAAATGGTACcaagaagacaagaacaacACAGATCAGGAGAAGAAACTTGAGCTAAGGCTTGGACCACCCggtggtgatgaagaagatcattcagcaatcaagaagaagaacacagaGATAAGAAACATCAAGAAGGAAACAGAAGACAAATCTTTCCACTGTTTTAATGGCAATCACTTCTCTCCTTCCAACAAAACCACTTCTGTTCCTCACATCTCACAGAAAAG AACTGCTCCTGGTCCAGTGGTGGGTTGGCCTCCGGTTCGTTCGTTCAGAAAGAATCTAGCGAGCACAAGCTCTTCAAAGCTAGGTAACGAATCCTCTCATGGAGGTCAAATCAACAAGAGTGATGATGGTGAAAAACAAGTTGAAACCAAGAAGGAAGGAATGTTTGTCAAGATCAACATGGATGGTGTTCCTATTGGTCGTAAAGTTGATCTCAATGCTTACAACAGCTACGAACAGCTCTCTTTTGTCGTTGACAAACTCTTCAGAGGTCTACTCGCAG CTCAAAGAGATATCTCTGATGGTcaaggagaagagaaacctATCATTGGATTATTAGATGGGAAAGGAGAATTTACTTTAACCTATGAAGACAATGAAGGGGACAAGATGCTTGTTGGGGATGTTCCATGGCA AATGTTTGTTTCATCTGTGAAGAGACTGCGTGTGATTAAAAGCTCTGAGATTTCATCTGCCTTGACATGTAAGCTTCTGTTCTTATATGTTTAG
- the UGT88A1 gene encoding UDP-glucosyl transferase 88A1 (UDP-glucosyl transferase 88A1 (UGT88A1); FUNCTIONS IN: in 6 functions; INVOLVED IN: metabolic process; LOCATED IN: cellular_component unknown; EXPRESSED IN: 22 plant structures; EXPRESSED DURING: 13 growth stages; CONTAINS InterPro DOMAIN/s: UDP-glucuronosyl/UDP-glucosyltransferase (InterPro:IPR002213); BEST Arabidopsis thaliana protein match is: UDP-glucosyl transferase 72B3 (TAIR:AT1G01420.1); Has 7523 Blast hits to 7470 proteins in 455 species: Archae - 0; Bacteria - 255; Metazoa - 2062; Fungi - 26; Plants - 5000; Viruses - 120; Other Eukaryotes - 60 (source: NCBI BLink).), translating to MGEEAIVLYPAPPIGHLVSMVELGKTILSKNPSLSIHIILVPPPYQPESTATYISSVSSSFPSITFHHLPAVTPYSSSSTSRHHHESLLLEILCFSNPSVHRTLFSLSRNFNVRAMIIDFFCTAVLDITADFTFPVYFFYTSGAACLAFSFYLPTIDETTPGKNLKDIPTVHIPGVPPMKGSDMPKAVLERDDEVYDVFIMFGKQLSKSSGIIINTFDALENRAIKAITEELCFRNIYPIGPLIVNGRIEDRNDNKAVSCLNWLDSQPEKSVVFLCFGSLGLFSKEQVIEIAVGLEKSGQRFLWVVRNPPELEKTELDLKSLLPEGFLSRTEDKGMVVKSWAPQVPVLNHKAVGGFVTHCGWNSILEAVCAGVPMVAWPLYAEQRFNRVMIVDEIKIAISMNESETGFVSSTEVEKRVQEIIGECPVRERTMAMKNAAELALTETGSSHTALTTLLQSWSPK from the exons ATGGGTGAAGAAGCTATAGTTCTGTATCCTGCACCACCAATAGGTCACTTAGTGTCCATGGTTGAGTTAGGTAAAACCATCCTCTCCAAAAACCCATCTCTCTCCATCCACATTATCTTAGTTCCACCGCCTTATCAGCCGGAATCAACCGCCACTTACATCTCCTCcgtctcctcctccttccCTTCAATAACCTTCCACCATCTTCCCGCCGTCACACCGtactcctcctcctccacctctcGCCACCACCACGAATCTCTCCTCCTAGAGATCCTCTGTTTTAGCAACCCAAGTGTCCACCGAACTCTTTTCTCACTCTCTCGGAATTTCAATGTCCGAGCAATGATCATCGATTTCTTCTGCACCGCCGTTTTAGACATCACCGCTGACTTCACGTTCCCGGTTTACTTCTTCTACACCTCTGGAGCCGCATGTCTCGCCTTTTCCTTCTATCTCCCGACCATCGACGAAACAACCCCCGGAAAAAACCTCAAAGACATTCCTACAGTTCATATCCCCGGCGTTCCTCCGATGAAGGGCTCCGATATGCCTAAGGCGGTGCTCGAACGAGACGATGAGGTCTACGATGTTTTTATAATGTTCGGTAAACAGCTCTCGAAGTCGTCAGGGATTATTATCAATACGTTTGATGCTTTAGAAAACAGAGCCATCAAGGCCATAACAGAGGAGCTCTGTTTTCGCAATATTTATCCAATTGGACCGCTCATTGTAAACGGAAGAATCGAAGATAGAAACGACAACAAGGCAGTTTCTTGTCTCAATTGGCTGGATTCGCAGCCGGAAAAGAGTGttgtgtttctctgttttggaaGCTTAGGTTTGTTCTCAAAAGAACAGGTGATAGAGATTGCTGTTGGTTTAGAGAAAAGTGGGCAGAGATTCTTGTGGGTGGTCCGTAATCCACCCGAGTTAGAAAAGACAGAACTGGATTTGAAATCACTCTTACCAGAAGGATTCTTAAGCCGAACCGAAGACAAAGGGATGGTCGTGAAATCATGGGCTCCGCAAGTTCCGGTTCTGAATCATAAAGCAGTCGGGGGATTCGTCACTCATTGCGGTTGGAATTCAATTCTTGAAGCTGTTTGTGCTG GTGTGCCGATGGTGGCTTGGCCGTTGTACGCTGAGCAGAGGTTTAATAGAGTGATGATTGTGGATGAGATCAAGATTGCGATTTCGATGAATGAATCAGAGACGGGTTTCGTGAGCTCTACAGAGGTGGAGAAACGAGTCCAAGAGATAATTGGGGAGTGTCCGGTTAGGGAGCGAACCATGGCTATGAAGAACGCAGCCGAATTAGCCTTGACAGAAACTGGTTCGTCTCATACCGCATTAACTACTTTACTCCAGTCGTGGAGCCCAAAGTGA
- a CDS encoding Calcium-dependent lipid-binding (CaLB domain) family protein (Calcium-dependent lipid-binding (CaLB domain) family protein; CONTAINS InterPro DOMAIN/s: C2 membrane targeting protein (InterPro:IPR018029), C2 calcium/lipid-binding domain, CaLB (InterPro:IPR008973), C2 calcium-dependent membrane targeting (InterPro:IPR000008); BEST Arabidopsis thaliana protein match is: Calcium-dependent lipid-binding (CaLB domain) family protein (TAIR:AT4G15755.1); Has 24270 Blast hits to 15902 proteins in 854 species: Archae - 8; Bacteria - 1639; Metazoa - 9119; Fungi - 5377; Plants - 5202; Viruses - 451; Other Eukaryotes - 2474 (source: NCBI BLink).) gives MANLTLELNVYSAKDLENVNLITKMDVYAVVWITGDDSRKNHKEKTPIDRTGESEPTWNHTVKFSVDQRLAHEGRLTLVVKLVCDRIFGDKDLGEVQVPVLELLHGSSSPSSNGDGQGMMRFVTYQVRTPFGKGQGSLTFSYRFDSPTFKPDQPVSSHVFHQDPPVSSSHVYTNPMDIPSDFSSATTNYPPPQSSEANFYPPLSSIGYPPSSPPQHYSSPPYPYPNPYQYHSHYPEQPVAVYPPPPPSASNLYPPPYYSTSPPQHQSYPPPPGHSFHQTQPSQSFHGFAPSSPQNQHGYGYPPPTSPGYGYGCPTTQVPPKNNNNKPGLGLGLGVGAGLLGGALGGLLISDIVSDIGFDF, from the coding sequence ATGGCGAATCTTACCTTAGAGCTCAACGTTTACTCAGCAAAAGATCTTGAAAATGTCAACCTCATCACAAAAATGGACGTATACGCCGTCGTTTGGATCACCGGCGATGATTCTCGGAAGAATCATAAGGAGAAAACCCCCATCGATCGCACCGGAGAATCTGAGCCTACTTGGAATCACACCGTCAAATTTTCCGTTGATCAAAGGTTAGCACACGAAGGTCGTTTAACCCTCGTCGTGAAATTGGTCTGCGATCGGATCTTCGGCGACAAAGATCTCGGAGAGGTCCAAGTCCCGGTTCTTGAGCTTCTTCATGGTTCTTCGTCGCCGTCATCTAACGGTGACGGTCAGGGGATGATGAGATTTGTTACGTATCAGGTCAGAACTCCGTTTGGAAAAGGTCAAGGCTCGTTGACTTTTTCGTACCGGTTCGATTCACCGACATTTAAACCGGATCAACCGGTTTCATCACACGTTTTCCACCAGGATCCACCGGTATCATCATCACACGTTTACACGAATCCGATGGATATACCGTCTGATTTCTCGTCGGCGACGACAAATTATCCTCCGCCGCAATCGTCTGAAGCAAATTTCTATCCACCATTATCATCGATTGGATATCCTCCGTCGTCTCCGCCGCAACATTATTCCTCACCGCCGTACCCGTACCCGAACCCGTATCAGTACCATTCTCATTACCCGGAACAGCCAGTCGCTGTTTATCCACCTCCGCCACCCTCTGCATCGAATTTATATCCTCCGCCGTATTACAGTACTTCTCCGCCGCAGCATCAATCCTATCCGCCGCCTCCCGGCCATTCGTTCCACCAAACGCAACCGTCACAGTCGTTTCACGGGTTCGCGCCTTCGTCTCCGCAGAATCAGCACGGGTATGGTTATCCGCCGCCGACGTCACCGGGATATGGATACGGTTGTCCGACTACACAAGTGCCGCcgaagaataataataataaaccaGGGCTTGGGCTTGGGCTTGGAGTGGGAGCTGGGCTTCTGGGAGGAGCATTGGGTGGGCTCTTAATCAGTGATATAGTATCCGacattggttttgatttttaa
- the PAP1 gene encoding phytochrome-associated protein 1 (phytochrome-associated protein 1 (PAP1); FUNCTIONS IN: sequence-specific DNA binding transcription factor activity; INVOLVED IN: response to auxin stimulus; LOCATED IN: nucleus; EXPRESSED IN: 22 plant structures; EXPRESSED DURING: 13 growth stages; CONTAINS InterPro DOMAIN/s: Aux/IAA-ARF-dimerisation (InterPro:IPR011525), AUX/IAA protein (InterPro:IPR003311); BEST Arabidopsis thaliana protein match is: indole-3-acetic acid inducible 18 (TAIR:AT1G51950.1); Has 1982 Blast hits to 1978 proteins in 81 species: Archae - 0; Bacteria - 0; Metazoa - 0; Fungi - 0; Plants - 1982; Viruses - 0; Other Eukaryotes - 0 (source: NCBI BLink).) produces MEGCPRNREIGPKLLDLIPQGRKWYQEDKNNTDQEKKLELRLGPPGGDEEDHSAIKKKNTEIRNIKKETEDKSFHCFNGNHFSPSNKTTSVPHISQKRTAPGPVVGWPPVRSFRKNLASTSSSKLGNESSHGGQINKSDDGEKQVETKKEGMFVKINMDGVPIGRKVDLNAYNSYEQLSFVVDKLFRGLLAAQRDISDGQGEEKPIIGLLDGKGEFTLTYEDNEGDKMLVGDVPWQMFVSSVKRLRVIKSSEISSALTFGCSKQEKMMH; encoded by the exons ATGGAAGGTTGtccaagaaacagagaaatcggTCCAAAACTTCTTGATTTGATTCCACAAGGAAGGAAATGGTACcaagaagacaagaacaacACAGATCAGGAGAAGAAACTTGAGCTAAGGCTTGGACCACCCggtggtgatgaagaagatcattcagcaatcaagaagaagaacacagaGATAAGAAACATCAAGAAGGAAACAGAAGACAAATCTTTCCACTGTTTTAATGGCAATCACTTCTCTCCTTCCAACAAAACCACTTCTGTTCCTCACATCTCACAGAAAAG AACTGCTCCTGGTCCAGTGGTGGGTTGGCCTCCGGTTCGTTCGTTCAGAAAGAATCTAGCGAGCACAAGCTCTTCAAAGCTAGGTAACGAATCCTCTCATGGAGGTCAAATCAACAAGAGTGATGATGGTGAAAAACAAGTTGAAACCAAGAAGGAAGGAATGTTTGTCAAGATCAACATGGATGGTGTTCCTATTGGTCGTAAAGTTGATCTCAATGCTTACAACAGCTACGAACAGCTCTCTTTTGTCGTTGACAAACTCTTCAGAGGTCTACTCGCAG CTCAAAGAGATATCTCTGATGGTcaaggagaagagaaacctATCATTGGATTATTAGATGGGAAAGGAGAATTTACTTTAACCTATGAAGACAATGAAGGGGACAAGATGCTTGTTGGGGATGTTCCATGGCA AATGTTTGTTTCATCTGTGAAGAGACTGCGTGTGATTAAAAGCTCTGAGATTTCATCTGCCTTGACAT TTGGATGCAGTAAGCAAGAGAAGATGATGCACTGA
- a CDS encoding Legume lectin family protein (Legume lectin family protein; FUNCTIONS IN: carbohydrate binding, binding; INVOLVED IN: response to chitin; LOCATED IN: apoplast, cell wall, nucleus, plant-type cell wall; EXPRESSED IN: 16 plant structures; EXPRESSED DURING: 9 growth stages; CONTAINS InterPro DOMAIN/s: Legume lectin, beta chain (InterPro:IPR001220), Concanavalin A-like lectin/glucanase, subgroup (InterPro:IPR013320), Concanavalin A-like lectin/glucanase (InterPro:IPR008985), Lectin (InterPro:IPR016363); BEST Arabidopsis thaliana protein match is: Legume lectin family protein (TAIR:AT3G15356.1); Has 2027 Blast hits to 2006 proteins in 125 species: Archae - 0; Bacteria - 24; Metazoa - 0; Fungi - 0; Plants - 1986; Viruses - 0; Other Eukaryotes - 17 (source: NCBI BLink).): MQIHKLCFLVLFLANAAFAVKFNFDSFDGSNLLFLGDAELGPSSDGVSRSGALSMTRDENPFSHGQGLYINQIPFKPSNTSSPFSFETSFTFSITPRTKPNSGQGFAFIITPEADNSGASDGGYLGILNKTNDGKPENHILAIEFDTFQNKEFLDISGNHVGVNINSMTSLVAEKAGYWVQTRVGKRKVWSFKDVNLSSGERFKAWVEFRNKDSTITVTLAPENVKKPKRALIEAPRVLNEVLLQNMYAGFAGSMGRAVERHDIWSWSFENAAKNN, from the coding sequence ATGCAGATTCacaaactctgttttcttgttctgttcttAGCTAACGCAGCTTTTGCCGTCAAATTCAACTTCGATTCCTTCGATGGCAGCAACTTGTTATTCCTAGGAGACGCAGAGCTTGGTCCTTCCTCTGATGGTGTAAGCCGATCCGGAGCTTTATCCATGACCCGAGACGAGAACCCATTCTCTCATGGTCAAGGTCTTTACATCAATCAAATCCCATTCAAACCTTCAAacacttcttctcctttttcatttgaaacttctttcactttctccATCACTCCTCGCACCAAACCTAACTCCGGTCAAGGTTTCGCCTTCATCATAACCCCGGAAGCTGATAACTCCGGTGCTTCAGATGGCGGATATCTCGGAATCCTCAACAAAACCAACGATGGAAAGCCAGAGAACCACATCTTGGCTATCGAATTCGATACTTTTCAGAACAAAGAGTTTCTAGACATTAGTGGTAACCATGTTGGAGTTAACATCAACTCAATGACTTCTCTTGTCGCTGAGAAAGCTGGTTACTGGGTTCAGACAAGAGTCGGGAAAAGGAAAGTTTGGTCGTTTAAAGATGTGAATCTTAGCAGTGGAGAGAGGTTCAAGGCTTGGGTTGAGTTCAGAAACAAAGACTCTACGATTACGGTTACACTCGCGCCTGAAAACGTTAAGAAACCTAAGCGGGCTTTGATCGAAGCTCCCAGAGTGCTCAATGAAgttcttcttcaaaacatGTACGCCGGTTTTGCTGGTTCCATGGGACGTGCCGTTGAGCGTCACGATATTTGGAGCTGGTCGTTTGAAAACGCCGCCAAAAACAACTAA